Genomic segment of Amphibacillus xylanus NBRC 15112:
TTGTGTTAGTTCATGGATTTTTATTAATTGTTCATATGCTTTTGCTTCTTCAATAACTGTTAGTTCTTCTCTTTGTAAGTTTTCAATTAAGGCCACGGACGCTGTTTCTTTATCATTCATTTGACGAATTAATGCAGGAATCTGCTCCCAACCTAATTGTTTAACAGCTCGGAAACGACGTTCACCAGCTATGATTTCATATTTCTTATCAGCATCTGTCACTTTACGCACAACAATTGGTTGGATCATTCCGTGAGTATGTATTGTCTGAGCAAGTTCATCAATTTTGTCTTGATTAAAGATTGTCCGTGGCTGATAGCGATTCGGTTTAATGTCATGAATCGATAATTCAACAACTTCATCTTGTTTAAATTGCTCTTGTTCAACTGAAGTTTCTTTATCACCCATACCAAACATACGACTAAATGGAGGTAATATAGTAAACACCACCTTTTCTTCAATAATTACTTATTAACTAACATCAAAATGTTTCACGTGAAACATTTTTAATTAGTTACTATTTTTTTGAATAGAGCGACTACTATATACTTCTATTATTCTATCATAAATTCCTTTAATATCATAAAAAATATAAAATTAAACTTTTTTTGCGCGAAACTTAGAAAAAATCCACGTAGCATAATGATGGCTACGTGGATATATTTATTTAATCAAAGGTTCTCGATTAGGTGTGCCTGGTTTCCTTGGATAAGTTTTTGGAGTTGATTTAATTTTATCAATCACAATAATATTACGTTCTCCTTGATCACCAGGTAATTGAATCGTATGCAAATCTTTTGTTTCTCCACCTAATAACTTAATCGCATATTTTGCCTCTTCAAGCTCTACTTCAGCATTAGGTCCTTTTAAAGCGACAAATTTCCCATTTTCCTTGACTAGAGGTAAACATAATTCAGTTAATACTGCCATTTTAGCAACTGCTCGAGCAGTTACAATATCAAAACTTTGTCGAAATCGTTTGTTTCGAGCAAATGTTTCAGCTCGATCATGATAAAATTCAACATTTGTTAATTGTAATTTTTCAGCCAAGTGATTTAAAAATGTGATTCTCTTTTTCAATGAATCGACAATCGTCACATGTAATTGTGGAAAACATATTTTTAGCGGGATGCTTGGGAATCCAGCCCCTGCTCCGACATCGCATATTTTAATTGATTGATTCAAATCAAGATAAAAACTAGCTGTAATAGAGTCGAAAAAGTGTTTTAAATATACCTCAGACTCTTCAGTGATAGCTGTTAAGTTCATTTTTTCATTCCACTCAACTAATGTTTCAAAATATATATGAAACTGATTGATTTGATGTTCTGATAAGTTAATTCCATTTTTACTCAATTCATCAATAAATTGCTCAACCTTCATCTATTCTCAGTCCATTCATCATAAATATTCAGTATCTTACTCTGTTTTTGCTATTTTACCTTGTTCTATATAGACGAGTAAAATTGAAATATCAGCAGGGTTAACACCTGATATCCGTGATGCTTGCCCAACCGATAATGGTCGAACTTGTTTTAATCTCAGTTTTGCTTCTTGTTTTAAGCCAGTAATTGCATCATAATCAATGTTTTCTGGAATTTTTTTATCTTCCATTTTTTTCATTCTGTCTACTTGTTGTAATGACTTATCAATATACCCTTGATATTTAGCTTGAATTTCAATTTGTTCTATTACGTCTCTCGGAATATCTTGGTCTGCTGGTGTAAATTGACTGATTAAGCTATAAGTAACTTCTGGTCTTTTCAGTAATTCCAGCGCTTTAATCGGCTCTTTTAAATGAGTTTCGTTAATTTCTTCCAATGCTTTATTTAATTCATCAGAAGGCTTAATTGTTGCTTTAGCTAATCTCTCTTGCTCTTCTTTAATTAAATTTAGCTTTCGTTTGAAGCTTTCATAACGCTCTTCACTAATTAACCCAATTTTATATCCTATTTCAGTTAATCTTAAATCAGCATTATCATGACGTAACAGTAATCTATACTCAGCTCGTGATGTTAACAAGCGATAAGGCTCGCTAGTTCCTTTAGTAACTAAATCATCGATTAATACGCCAATATAAGCTTGTGAACGATCAAGTATGAGCGGCTCAAGATCTAGTGCATGTGCTGCACCATTGATACCTGCCATGATTCCTTGACCTGCTGCCTCTTCATATCCAGAAGTACCATTAATTTGTCCTGCTGTGAATAATCCACTAATATTTTTCACTTCTAGTGTTGGCCATAATTGAGTCGGAACAACAGTATCATACTCAATGGCATAGCCAGATCGCATTATTTGGGCATTTTCTAATCCTGGAATTGTTCTAACCATTTTTTCCTGAATATCTTCTGGTAATGATGTTGAGAGTCCTTGTACATATACTTCCTCTGTATTAAGGCCTTCTGGCTCTAAAAATATTTGATGACGTGGTTTATCATGAAATCGAACAATTTTATCTTCGATTGATGGACAATATCTTGGGCCAGCCCCTTTAATCATTCCGGAATACATCGATGAAAGTGTAAGGTTATCATCAATAATTTTGTGAGTCATTTCATTTGTATATGTTAACCAACATGGTACCTGATCAATGATTTTGTCTTCAGTTTCATAAGAAAAATGACCGGGATCGTAATCACCAGGTTGTATTTCTGTTTTATTATAATCAATTGACTGTGAATGAACTCTAGGTGGTGTACCTGTTTTAAAGCGAACAAGCTTAAAGCCTAGTTG
This window contains:
- the rsmG gene encoding 16S rRNA (guanine(527)-N(7))-methyltransferase RsmG, yielding MKVEQFIDELSKNGINLSEHQINQFHIYFETLVEWNEKMNLTAITEESEVYLKHFFDSITASFYLDLNQSIKICDVGAGAGFPSIPLKICFPQLHVTIVDSLKKRITFLNHLAEKLQLTNVEFYHDRAETFARNKRFRQSFDIVTARAVAKMAVLTELCLPLVKENGKFVALKGPNAEVELEEAKYAIKLLGGETKDLHTIQLPGDQGERNIIVIDKIKSTPKTYPRKPGTPNREPLIK
- the mnmG gene encoding tRNA uridine-5-carboxymethylaminomethyl(34) synthesis enzyme MnmG produces the protein MVFDAGHYDVIVVGSGHAGVEAANAAAKRGAKTLMLTLNLDMIAYMPCNPSIGGPAKGIVVREVDALGGLMGKVIDKTYIQMRMLNTRKGPAVRALRAQADKALYAAEMKHQLEQLDNLTIRQTMVEQLIVEDGVCKGVITETSAAYYAKSVIITTGTFMRGTVNIGEISYQSGPNNQRPSVKLSENLEQLGFKLVRFKTGTPPRVHSQSIDYNKTEIQPGDYDPGHFSYETEDKIIDQVPCWLTYTNEMTHKIIDDNLTLSSMYSGMIKGAGPRYCPSIEDKIVRFHDKPRHQIFLEPEGLNTEEVYVQGLSTSLPEDIQEKMVRTIPGLENAQIMRSGYAIEYDTVVPTQLWPTLEVKNISGLFTAGQINGTSGYEEAAGQGIMAGINGAAHALDLEPLILDRSQAYIGVLIDDLVTKGTSEPYRLLTSRAEYRLLLRHDNADLRLTEIGYKIGLISEERYESFKRKLNLIKEEQERLAKATIKPSDELNKALEEINETHLKEPIKALELLKRPEVTYSLISQFTPADQDIPRDVIEQIEIQAKYQGYIDKSLQQVDRMKKMEDKKIPENIDYDAITGLKQEAKLRLKQVRPLSVGQASRISGVNPADISILLVYIEQGKIAKTE
- the noc gene encoding nucleoid occlusion protein produces the protein MLPPFSRMFGMGDKETSVEQEQFKQDEVVELSIHDIKPNRYQPRTIFNQDKIDELAQTIHTHGMIQPIVVRKVTDADKKYEIIAGERRFRAVKQLGWEQIPALIRQMNDKETASVALIENLQREELTVIEEAKAYEQLIKIHELTQEALAQRLGKSQSTIANKLRLLKLPDAIQDAILNKSITERHARALIALKEHDKQIEILNEIINKHLNVKQTEDRVKKILSKEPVKKKPRLKGFNKDMRIAMNTIRQSLNMVSDAGVKLETEEEDLEDYYQITIKIPKNRK